In a genomic window of Amycolatopsis japonica:
- a CDS encoding effector-associated constant component EACC1 has translation MEQAAEITILDGVRLDAERRFLHDWFRTAPGFRGAVRTPAPPPESGKLGGVSDVLVVVFGAGGTATLLVKHMADWLVARRPKVHIKVTGPDGRTVEVETENLTGDQLSDVVSKVVHPEDKA, from the coding sequence ATGGAGCAGGCAGCGGAGATCACGATTCTCGACGGAGTTCGCCTCGACGCCGAACGGCGGTTCCTCCACGACTGGTTCCGGACTGCTCCCGGGTTTCGCGGCGCAGTACGCACACCGGCGCCGCCTCCGGAGTCCGGAAAGCTCGGTGGTGTCTCCGACGTGCTGGTCGTGGTTTTCGGGGCCGGTGGAACCGCTACGTTGTTGGTCAAGCACATGGCGGATTGGCTTGTCGCTCGTCGTCCCAAGGTGCACATCAAGGTCACCGGTCCCGACGGCCGGACTGTCGAGGTCGAAACAGAAAACCTGACCGGAGATCAGCTCAGCGACGTGGTGTCGAAGGTCGTGCACCCCGAAGACAAGGCATGA
- a CDS encoding acyl-CoA dehydrogenase family protein yields MSSTDVPTREELVRRVAELAPALKKHSAWQEQNRRVHEESIEALAEAGVFKLRRPKRYGGYEADTRTLVDVATEIGRADGSTSWVASVYWIPTWMACQFPEAVQDEVFATPDVRVCGTLSPSAMAAPVDGGVVVNGKWGFISGALHAQWQEIIAILVPPEGEPYPIMALVPISDLLVVDDWDTSGLRGTGSVSTVAQDVFIPAERVLPLPAVLEGQGGASASIYRAPLLPVASASSVGTLVGMARGAQETFLKRLPDRKITYTAYESQREAPITHHQVAEAALKIDEAGFHAHRLSTLVDTKTADGSPWKLEERAIARADLGAVVRRAKEGIDILAAASGGSSIYHGIPIQRIARDVAAVNLHALMHPNTNTELYGRVLCGLEPNTLYI; encoded by the coding sequence GTGTCGAGCACCGATGTTCCGACGCGGGAGGAACTGGTTCGCCGCGTGGCCGAACTGGCACCCGCACTGAAGAAGCACTCGGCCTGGCAGGAACAGAACCGGCGGGTGCACGAGGAATCCATCGAAGCACTGGCCGAGGCCGGAGTCTTCAAGCTGCGCCGCCCCAAGCGTTACGGCGGCTACGAGGCCGACACCCGCACCCTGGTCGACGTCGCCACCGAGATCGGCCGGGCCGACGGCTCGACCTCCTGGGTGGCCTCGGTGTACTGGATCCCGACCTGGATGGCCTGCCAGTTCCCGGAGGCGGTGCAGGACGAGGTGTTCGCCACCCCGGACGTGCGCGTCTGCGGCACGCTGAGCCCGTCCGCGATGGCCGCGCCGGTCGACGGCGGGGTCGTGGTGAACGGCAAATGGGGCTTCATCAGCGGGGCCCTGCACGCGCAGTGGCAGGAGATCATCGCGATCCTCGTGCCGCCGGAGGGCGAGCCGTACCCGATCATGGCGCTGGTGCCGATCTCGGATCTGCTGGTCGTGGACGACTGGGACACCTCGGGTCTGCGCGGCACCGGCAGCGTGTCCACGGTGGCGCAGGACGTCTTCATCCCGGCGGAGCGTGTGCTCCCACTGCCTGCGGTATTGGAAGGCCAGGGCGGGGCTTCGGCCTCGATCTACCGGGCGCCGCTGCTGCCGGTCGCCTCGGCGTCGTCGGTGGGCACGCTGGTCGGGATGGCGCGGGGCGCGCAGGAAACCTTCCTCAAGCGCCTGCCGGACCGCAAGATCACTTACACCGCCTACGAATCCCAGCGCGAGGCCCCGATCACGCACCACCAGGTGGCCGAAGCCGCGCTGAAGATCGACGAGGCCGGGTTCCACGCGCACCGTCTGTCCACTTTGGTCGACACGAAGACCGCGGACGGCAGCCCGTGGAAACTCGAGGAACGCGCGATCGCGCGGGCCGACCTCGGCGCCGTGGTCCGCCGGGCCAAGGAAGGCATCGACATCCTCGCGGCCGCCTCCGGTGGCTCGTCGATCTACCACGGCATCCCGATCCAGCGCATCGCCCGCGACGTCGCCGCGGTCAACCTCCACGCGCTGATGCACCCCAACACCAACACCGAGCTGTACGGCCGCGTGCTCTGCGGGCTCGAGCCCAACACCCTCTACATCTAG
- a CDS encoding winged helix-turn-helix domain-containing protein has protein sequence MLKVFFTAEDLLKVTVADTPAPLMELVLALMTLQRRDNRYVFGGWRRRTARGLPVQAEPLLQLLSPTGIGPLFLDPPSAGLEDGLSQVLATDRAVVEAELRRICAVDRPRTAWIRQLAAQDRHAWRILEHAITEAHRHILAVEWPRLQVAFHAEAAWRAHFLARHGLERTFTSLSVGLRWREMSLEINAPGTDREVTLRGEGVVLLPSLFWTGRVLVAPQPAGPALIVYPALTPLPLHDADTVGDPLAALLGGTRADTLRALTKPHTTTELARTLNVSVPAASMQARTLRDARLITTHRDGKAVLHWCTPLGVGLIAAPTTEPMNHRGVVAGG, from the coding sequence GTGCTGAAGGTGTTTTTTACTGCAGAAGACTTGCTTAAGGTCACCGTGGCGGACACACCCGCTCCGCTGATGGAACTTGTCCTCGCGCTGATGACGCTGCAGCGCCGCGACAATCGCTACGTCTTCGGTGGCTGGCGAAGACGGACGGCACGCGGTCTGCCCGTGCAGGCCGAGCCGCTACTGCAGTTGTTGTCTCCTACCGGTATCGGACCCCTGTTCCTCGACCCGCCGAGTGCCGGGCTGGAGGATGGCTTGTCTCAGGTTCTCGCTACCGACCGAGCGGTCGTCGAGGCGGAATTGCGACGGATCTGCGCGGTCGACCGGCCGCGGACCGCCTGGATCCGGCAGCTTGCCGCACAGGATCGCCACGCTTGGCGCATCCTCGAGCACGCCATCACGGAGGCGCACAGACACATCTTGGCCGTGGAGTGGCCACGGCTCCAGGTCGCCTTCCACGCTGAAGCGGCCTGGCGCGCGCATTTCCTTGCCCGGCATGGGCTTGAGCGCACCTTCACAAGCCTGTCCGTCGGGTTGCGATGGCGCGAGATGAGCCTGGAGATCAATGCGCCCGGCACTGACAGGGAAGTGACGTTGCGCGGCGAAGGCGTGGTGCTCCTGCCGTCACTGTTCTGGACTGGCCGGGTTCTCGTGGCGCCACAGCCTGCCGGACCGGCGTTAATCGTCTACCCGGCCCTCACACCGCTTCCCTTGCACGATGCCGACACGGTCGGCGATCCTCTCGCGGCACTGCTGGGCGGCACACGAGCGGACACCTTGCGTGCTCTGACGAAGCCGCACACCACGACCGAACTTGCGCGCACCCTGAATGTCTCCGTCCCCGCGGCCTCGATGCAAGCCAGAACCCTGCGCGACGCCCGGCTGATCACCACCCATCGCGACGGCAAAGCCGTCCTGCATTGGTGCACGCCACTCGGCGTCGGTTTGATCGCAGCTCCAACAACCGAGCCCATGAATCACCGCGGCGTTGTCGCGGGTGGATAA
- a CDS encoding epoxide hydrolase family protein, whose amino-acid sequence MVIEPFEVRIPESDIEDLRVRLRATRWPEPATVDDWEQGVPLEFARELCRYWAEDYDFGLAARVNAFPGFKTTVDGLGIHFLHVRSPEPDATPLVLTHGWPGSVVEFLDVLGPLTDPAAHGGDPADAFHVVAPSLPGFGWSDKPSSTGWNVERIARAWDELMGRLGYERYAAQGGDWGAGVTNMLAKVAPERLIGVHVNMAGVAYDESVLGEPTAEEKAAIGDLARFRAVGSAYAQQQATRPQTVGYGLTDSPAAQAAWIAEKFWEWTDNDGSPETALSWQQMLDAISVYWFTATAASSARIYWENKERDVSAVEVPSGISIFPREIIRPSRRWAELRYTDLRWYEVLAEGGHFAAFEQPEAFVGQLRGFFRSLR is encoded by the coding sequence CTGGTGATCGAACCGTTCGAGGTGAGGATCCCCGAATCCGACATCGAAGACCTGCGCGTCCGGCTGCGCGCGACGCGCTGGCCCGAGCCTGCCACCGTCGACGATTGGGAGCAGGGGGTCCCGCTGGAGTTCGCGCGGGAGTTGTGCCGGTATTGGGCGGAGGACTACGACTTCGGACTGGCCGCCCGGGTCAACGCTTTCCCGGGCTTCAAGACCACTGTGGACGGTCTCGGCATCCACTTCCTGCACGTTCGCTCGCCGGAGCCGGACGCGACACCGCTCGTGCTCACGCACGGCTGGCCGGGTTCGGTCGTGGAGTTCCTCGACGTGCTCGGTCCGCTGACCGATCCCGCCGCGCACGGGGGCGATCCCGCGGACGCGTTCCACGTCGTGGCGCCGTCGTTGCCGGGGTTCGGCTGGAGTGACAAACCATCGTCGACCGGGTGGAACGTCGAGCGCATCGCCCGGGCTTGGGACGAGCTGATGGGGCGGCTCGGTTACGAGCGGTACGCCGCGCAGGGCGGCGACTGGGGTGCGGGGGTGACGAACATGCTCGCCAAGGTGGCCCCGGAGCGGCTGATCGGCGTCCACGTGAACATGGCGGGCGTCGCGTACGACGAGTCCGTTCTCGGCGAGCCGACGGCGGAGGAGAAGGCGGCGATCGGCGACCTCGCGCGGTTCCGCGCAGTCGGGTCCGCGTACGCGCAGCAGCAGGCCACGCGTCCGCAGACGGTGGGCTACGGGCTCACCGACTCGCCGGCGGCGCAGGCCGCGTGGATCGCCGAGAAGTTCTGGGAGTGGACCGACAACGACGGCTCGCCGGAGACCGCGTTGTCCTGGCAGCAGATGCTCGACGCGATCTCCGTCTACTGGTTCACCGCGACGGCGGCCTCGTCGGCGCGGATCTACTGGGAGAACAAGGAGCGCGACGTCAGCGCCGTTGAAGTTCCTTCGGGTATCTCCATCTTCCCTCGCGAGATCATCCGGCCGTCCCGGCGTTGGGCGGAGCTGCGCTACACCGATCTTCGCTGGTACGAGGTGCTGGCCGAGGGCGGCCACTTCGCCGCGTTCGAGCAGCCCGAGGCCTTCGTCGGCCAGTTGCGGGGGTTCTTCCGGTCGCTTCGGTAG
- a CDS encoding cation diffusion facilitator family transporter — protein sequence MGHGHGHGTAAPSSASGRYLKSLTIALVIGAGFMVMEFIVGFATGSLALISDAAHMFTDVLGVGMALAAILLARRSGPTLTRTFGFYRAEVLAALGNAILLFGVAGYVLVEAIGRISDPPAVPGLPVLLAAAAGLVANIVSFMILRKGAEESINVRGAYLEVLADLIGSVGVLLSGAITLLTGWRYADPIIGVAIGLFVLPRTYALARRALRILFQHAPKGVDVAGIQAELGGLKGVEDVHDLHVWTLTSGMEVASAHLTIAPTVEQAEVLTEAQNLLANRYSIEHATLQIEVPQCAQRCRELSW from the coding sequence ATGGGTCACGGGCACGGGCATGGGACGGCCGCGCCGTCGAGCGCGTCAGGCCGCTACCTCAAGAGCCTGACGATCGCGCTGGTCATCGGCGCCGGCTTCATGGTCATGGAGTTCATCGTCGGGTTCGCCACCGGCTCGCTCGCGCTCATCTCCGACGCCGCGCACATGTTCACCGACGTCCTCGGCGTCGGCATGGCGCTGGCGGCCATCCTGCTCGCCCGGCGCAGCGGCCCGACGCTCACCAGGACCTTCGGCTTCTACCGCGCCGAAGTGCTCGCGGCGCTGGGCAACGCCATCCTGCTGTTCGGCGTCGCGGGCTACGTCCTGGTCGAGGCCATCGGCCGGATCAGCGACCCGCCCGCCGTGCCCGGCCTGCCCGTCCTGCTGGCCGCGGCCGCGGGCCTTGTCGCCAACATCGTTTCCTTCATGATCCTGCGCAAGGGTGCGGAAGAGAGCATCAACGTCCGTGGCGCGTACCTCGAAGTCCTCGCCGACCTGATCGGCTCCGTCGGTGTCCTGCTGAGCGGCGCGATCACGCTGCTGACCGGCTGGCGCTACGCCGACCCGATCATCGGTGTCGCGATCGGCCTGTTCGTCCTGCCCCGCACCTACGCCCTCGCCCGGCGCGCGCTGCGGATCCTGTTCCAGCACGCGCCCAAGGGCGTCGACGTCGCCGGGATCCAGGCCGAACTCGGCGGGCTGAAGGGCGTCGAGGACGTTCACGATCTACACGTCTGGACACTGACTTCGGGTATGGAGGTCGCTTCGGCGCACCTCACCATCGCGCCGACCGTCGAGCAGGCCGAAGTGCTCACCGAGGCGCAGAACCTCCTGGCGAACCGCTACTCGATCGAGCACGCGACCTTGCAGATAGAAGTGCCCCAGTGCGCGCAACGCTGCCGGGAACTCTCCTGGTAA
- a CDS encoding DUF3558 domain-containing protein gives MKPRLARGLALLMAGGLAVLAGCGTSPPPTPPEPSVSVPPIPAQLNGAKFKADPCTAITVEQLQSIGFSDNGTQQRGRDGECFVAFGKSVEVTASWHPVLEDSNNIGALYRDHASGRHNPKNWEEVTINGYPAVITDIEENVLTKQDEGPLACRLALGVDDTTLVYVGANTRGREEAGPWKNDPCGAAKKISEFVLDNLRS, from the coding sequence GTGAAACCACGTCTCGCCCGAGGACTCGCCCTGCTGATGGCCGGTGGCCTGGCGGTGCTGGCCGGCTGCGGAACGAGCCCGCCACCGACACCGCCGGAACCGTCGGTGTCGGTCCCGCCGATCCCCGCACAGCTGAACGGCGCCAAGTTCAAGGCAGATCCGTGCACGGCGATCACCGTGGAACAGCTGCAGAGCATCGGCTTCAGTGACAACGGCACCCAGCAGCGCGGCAGGGACGGGGAATGCTTCGTCGCGTTCGGCAAATCGGTCGAGGTGACCGCATCGTGGCATCCGGTGCTGGAGGACAGCAACAACATCGGCGCGCTGTACCGCGATCACGCGAGTGGCCGCCATAACCCGAAAAACTGGGAAGAAGTCACGATCAACGGTTACCCCGCGGTGATCACGGACATCGAGGAGAACGTCCTGACCAAGCAGGACGAGGGACCGCTGGCGTGCAGGCTGGCTCTCGGGGTCGATGACACCACACTCGTGTACGTCGGCGCCAACACACGCGGTCGTGAGGAAGCCGGCCCCTGGAAGAACGATCCCTGCGGCGCGGCCAAGAAGATCTCCGAGTTCGTCCTCGACAACCTCCGCAGCTAG
- a CDS encoding DUF6000 family protein encodes MHRPDDANALTELIPRYVTPGRRYLRLGGGLLRPEVADRAAFLRELSEAASRITDAELGVLLDKGGWRERKTAAWFVAVNGRIRFRDTLGALLLASESPNAGRAYCVALTCLGTEGDAAYLIAYLDRYLLRPDLDYDQSEALGALLCLDEALGTDHATRFIEPRGLWWRFCADIPAGAVVPPPQHAQRFMGQMCALAMESARSGSP; translated from the coding sequence ATGCACCGTCCCGATGACGCCAACGCGCTGACGGAACTGATCCCGCGGTACGTGACACCGGGACGGCGTTACCTTCGACTCGGCGGAGGACTGCTGCGGCCCGAGGTCGCTGACCGAGCCGCGTTCCTGCGGGAGTTGTCGGAGGCCGCCTCGCGCATCACCGACGCGGAACTCGGGGTCCTGCTGGACAAGGGCGGGTGGCGCGAACGCAAGACCGCCGCATGGTTCGTCGCGGTAAACGGTCGGATCCGGTTTCGCGACACGCTCGGCGCTCTTCTCCTCGCCAGCGAAAGCCCTAATGCCGGCCGGGCGTACTGCGTGGCACTGACCTGCCTCGGCACCGAAGGCGACGCGGCCTACCTCATCGCCTACCTCGACCGGTATCTGCTCCGTCCGGACCTCGACTACGACCAGAGCGAAGCATTGGGCGCACTCTTGTGCCTCGACGAGGCACTCGGAACCGACCACGCCACGCGCTTCATCGAACCCCGCGGTCTCTGGTGGCGATTCTGCGCCGACATCCCCGCCGGAGCCGTCGTACCTCCGCCGCAACACGCACAGCGGTTCATGGGCCAGATGTGTGCACTCGCCATGGAAAGTGCGCGCTCCGGATCACCTTGA
- a CDS encoding cation:proton antiporter domain-containing protein — MVESEPRPGRRALFVYIGLVVVPVVAAIILLGQGEGGAGVAAAKEATGPSLAQLLLAITVVVGACKMVGWLAQRIGQPAVIGEVTAGILLGPSVLGALWPSGAAVLIPKAAVPQLNVVAQLGVIFFVFLAGLELDTRLLRGRGRLALVVSHVSIALPFLLGVGLAMVAYTRFGAGGGFLPFALFFGVSMSITALPVLVRILHEIGLFRSEIGVVALTCAVVDDVTAWSLLALVIALTTASSLFGVVLTVVLTAAFVALLGLVVRPLLRKFVAGAPAVRLHRVAPLSVVGVLICAMATEWIGVHAMFGAFVFGVVFPRDNPVATWLHDKAGGLTTALMLPLFFAYSGLRTDLGLLSGGGAWLWCGAILLVAVAGKFGGSALAARAVGENWNRSLQVGALMNCRGLTELVVLNIGLDLGVLSPTLFTMLVIMALVSTAMAAPMATWFARRDGQNVVDFLGRTSERAAA; from the coding sequence ATGGTGGAGAGCGAACCCCGACCCGGTCGCCGGGCATTGTTCGTCTACATAGGACTGGTCGTGGTCCCCGTGGTGGCCGCGATCATCCTGCTGGGGCAGGGCGAAGGCGGTGCCGGTGTGGCCGCCGCGAAGGAGGCGACCGGACCTTCACTGGCCCAGCTCCTGCTGGCGATCACCGTGGTGGTCGGCGCCTGCAAGATGGTCGGGTGGCTGGCCCAGCGGATCGGGCAGCCCGCGGTGATCGGCGAGGTCACCGCGGGCATCCTGCTCGGCCCGTCCGTGCTCGGTGCGTTGTGGCCTTCGGGCGCGGCCGTGCTGATCCCGAAGGCGGCGGTGCCGCAACTGAACGTCGTGGCGCAGCTCGGCGTGATCTTCTTCGTGTTCCTCGCCGGGCTGGAACTGGACACCAGGCTGTTGCGCGGCCGCGGACGGCTCGCGCTGGTCGTCAGTCACGTCAGCATCGCGCTGCCGTTCCTGCTCGGCGTCGGGCTCGCCATGGTCGCCTACACCCGGTTCGGGGCGGGCGGTGGATTCCTGCCGTTCGCGCTGTTCTTCGGGGTGTCGATGAGCATCACGGCGTTGCCGGTGCTGGTGCGGATCCTGCACGAGATCGGGCTCTTCCGCAGCGAGATCGGCGTGGTGGCGCTGACCTGCGCGGTGGTGGACGACGTGACCGCGTGGAGCCTGCTGGCACTCGTGATCGCGCTGACCACTGCTTCCTCGCTGTTCGGCGTGGTGCTGACGGTCGTACTCACCGCGGCCTTCGTGGCACTGCTCGGCCTGGTGGTGCGGCCCCTGCTGCGGAAGTTCGTGGCCGGCGCTCCGGCGGTACGGCTGCACCGGGTCGCGCCGCTCTCGGTGGTCGGGGTGCTGATATGCGCCATGGCGACCGAGTGGATCGGCGTGCACGCGATGTTCGGCGCGTTCGTGTTCGGGGTGGTGTTCCCCCGCGACAACCCGGTGGCGACCTGGCTGCACGACAAGGCCGGTGGGCTGACGACGGCGTTGATGCTGCCGTTGTTCTTCGCCTACAGCGGATTGCGCACCGACCTCGGCCTGCTTTCCGGCGGCGGCGCGTGGCTCTGGTGCGGCGCGATCCTGCTCGTGGCCGTCGCGGGCAAGTTCGGCGGCTCGGCACTGGCCGCGCGGGCGGTCGGCGAGAACTGGAATCGGTCGCTGCAGGTGGGCGCGCTGATGAACTGCCGCGGCCTGACCGAACTGGTGGTGCTCAACATCGGGCTCGATCTCGGCGTGCTCTCCCCGACGCTGTTCACCATGCTGGTGATCATGGCGCTGGTCTCGACCGCGATGGCGGCGCCGATGGCGACCTGGTTCGCCCGCCGCGACGGCCAGAACGTGGTGGATTTCCTCGGCCGCACCTCCGAACGTGCGGCAGCTTGA
- a CDS encoding YbaB/EbfC family nucleoid-associated protein: MSLNVAKLRQQAGELDAELEQARFTGRSADGIASAVVTGRGELVDLTIADHVIRSTHPQRLGPAVLEAVSAARRAAAEVGVAKVRAVVDKDQEWMPEPASNPVAPQRNNVTTSSAPRAAAAAVPRGARPDTGEVEEESFDQLDFLDADPEDEGRDRW; this comes from the coding sequence GTGTCATTGAATGTGGCCAAGCTGCGGCAGCAGGCTGGTGAGCTTGATGCTGAGCTGGAGCAGGCCCGGTTTACCGGGCGATCGGCTGACGGTATCGCGTCGGCGGTGGTGACCGGCCGGGGCGAACTGGTGGATCTGACGATCGCGGATCATGTGATCCGGAGTACGCATCCACAGCGGCTGGGGCCCGCGGTGCTGGAGGCGGTGTCGGCGGCCCGGCGGGCGGCCGCCGAGGTCGGTGTCGCCAAGGTCCGGGCGGTGGTGGACAAGGACCAGGAGTGGATGCCCGAACCCGCCTCTAATCCTGTGGCACCTCAGAGGAACAACGTCACGACGTCATCTGCTCCCCGTGCCGCGGCGGCGGCCGTGCCACGTGGAGCGCGTCCCGATACCGGGGAGGTCGAGGAGGAGAGTTTCGATCAGCTCGACTTCCTGGACGCTGATCCCGAAGACGAGGGGCGGGACCGCTGGTGA
- a CDS encoding caspase family protein translates to MNVPHSATSSAVLVGSSRFADHELLNVPSIRTNVHDLAFELSLEGHGFLAPSRITSLIDKELAEVGGAVRQACATATDLLVVYYAGHGHLDHAGELYLSLPGTSPDLLAWTAIPCAALLAEIDASPARQRILILDCCYAGRAALGGEPQEGLIQQLPEPERTFVLAATPAHTRADAPVGARYTAFTGELIELLRHGAPGGPGLLDAEYVCSQLQTRLTRRGLPAPCRKATGGIRPVLIGRNPAAGTFAPEEPAPRVDGQGEAGAPVLPARSERLSWVPDPAGDVVRRLDSIVEQAHAADGMGGAGRPERAAALLEELIADAALLVGQDDRHVVLLKIKRAGWLRRAGAIAECLEVCEDVLSGYDELDLDNQWTRAVVIDYAHVLGETGDFTKANEYVDLVTAETDGLVDDYDLEPVVELRLARIEWERRGGDLARAARLAADLLGYLRARKGFSGNLTWQAEKVYTKLIKKIGLRPGLRFRLRAARTTAGTILKDNW, encoded by the coding sequence ATGAACGTCCCACATTCCGCCACCTCCTCGGCGGTCCTGGTCGGGAGCAGCCGCTTCGCCGACCATGAACTGCTCAACGTCCCATCGATCCGCACCAACGTCCACGACCTCGCCTTCGAGCTCTCGCTCGAAGGGCACGGTTTCCTGGCTCCGAGCAGGATCACGTCGCTGATCGACAAGGAATTGGCCGAGGTCGGAGGCGCCGTGCGGCAGGCCTGTGCCACGGCGACCGATCTCCTCGTCGTGTACTACGCGGGCCACGGCCACCTCGATCACGCCGGCGAACTGTACTTGAGCCTGCCGGGGACTTCTCCGGATCTCCTGGCATGGACGGCCATTCCGTGTGCGGCATTGCTCGCGGAGATCGACGCTTCGCCCGCACGGCAGCGGATCCTGATTCTGGACTGCTGCTACGCGGGCCGCGCGGCGCTCGGAGGGGAACCTCAGGAAGGCCTCATCCAGCAACTGCCCGAGCCGGAACGGACCTTTGTGCTCGCCGCGACACCAGCCCACACCCGCGCTGATGCACCCGTCGGTGCCAGGTACACCGCCTTCACCGGCGAGCTGATCGAGCTACTACGTCACGGCGCACCCGGAGGCCCCGGCCTCCTCGACGCGGAGTACGTCTGTAGTCAGTTGCAGACCCGGCTCACCCGTCGTGGACTGCCGGCGCCCTGTCGCAAGGCGACCGGTGGCATCCGGCCGGTCCTGATCGGGCGGAACCCCGCCGCCGGCACCTTCGCGCCGGAAGAACCCGCGCCCCGCGTCGACGGCCAGGGGGAGGCCGGCGCCCCTGTGCTGCCGGCGCGGTCAGAGCGGCTGTCCTGGGTTCCTGATCCCGCGGGAGATGTGGTCCGGCGGCTGGACTCGATCGTGGAACAGGCACATGCAGCAGATGGGATGGGTGGCGCCGGCCGCCCTGAACGCGCGGCAGCGCTCCTCGAGGAGCTGATCGCCGATGCTGCCCTGCTCGTCGGCCAGGATGACCGTCACGTTGTTCTGTTGAAAATCAAGCGGGCCGGCTGGCTGAGGCGAGCCGGCGCGATAGCCGAGTGTCTCGAGGTGTGTGAAGACGTCCTGTCCGGATACGACGAGCTGGATCTCGACAACCAGTGGACCCGGGCCGTGGTCATCGACTACGCCCACGTCCTCGGTGAGACCGGGGACTTCACCAAGGCGAACGAGTACGTCGACCTGGTCACAGCCGAGACCGATGGGCTCGTCGACGACTACGACCTCGAGCCGGTCGTTGAACTTCGCTTGGCGCGCATCGAGTGGGAACGCCGAGGTGGAGACCTGGCGCGGGCGGCCCGGCTTGCCGCCGACCTGCTGGGGTACCTGAGAGCCCGCAAAGGATTCTCCGGCAATCTGACCTGGCAGGCCGAGAAGGTCTACACGAAGCTGATCAAGAAGATCGGCCTGCGCCCCGGCCTGAGATTCCGGCTGCGTGCCGCGCGCACCACGGCAGGCACCATCCTCAAGGACAACTGGTGA